The genomic interval TACTGATGCTTAGCTTTGtagaataaatagaaaatgaaaaagtggAAAGATGCATTTGATTGGTCGTGATTCAGAACTCTTTAATAATTGAAAAAGGATTCTCAGCTTGTTGaactaaatacaaaataaaaaataaaaaaacagaaagataTATGTCGACTTATATCAATTGGTTAAATATGTTTTCAAGGCATGGTCACTAACTTCATGTCTGCAAAATGTACAGTCTAAAATGGACAGGCGGAGTTGGCCCTGGAAGAAGAAATCCTCTGACAAGGGTGGAGCTGAGAAAGCAGTTGCTGCTGCAGACTCTACTGGTACAGGAACTGGCTCTCAGGGCGATCAGGTTTCTCCATTGGCATTTAAATTATTGGATTTGTTTTGTATATTCTATTTAAAAACTGATGATATTCCTTGATGTTCTAAGTTTATATTTGGTATCTTTTTGCTTAATATACCTCTTTGGAGTAGGGCGTACTGTGGGAGTCTCAAGTTATATCCTTATTCTTGGGTCTAAGATTTAATGAGCGTGTCTGGAACTACCAATTATTTACTTCTCCCTGATTCCTAGGAGACTCAAATTGTGCTGAATATTTGGCAAATATTGAATATTCTAAATTGTTGATTTGAATGCATTGGACTGTTAAATGAGCACTGCTTTAAGATGAAATTTGGTTTTATCATTGAACTTGTTGAACACTCCTCTAGTCCTTTCCACTTTTATATTTATCCCATGGTATATTTTGTTGGGTTAGTTAATTTCCTACATTTTATATGTGGAAGTAAAGCGAAAGTCAATAtctttttcatataataaatcAGGCTCAGTGCAGTAAAGTTTCATAGGAGCTTTCAGAAGTGTCTAATTTCACACTTAAAAAAGGCTATAGTTTTATCTCATGCAATTTTTTCTGCTTTCTTTTCCTGATGGTTTAAGTTCAGAGAACTCTTCCATGTCTGCAAGGTTaacaatttcatattttaattttccctAGCATAAAGATAACTAAATGATCAATGTTCGAAGTGGTCCAAAAAGATAATTGCTGGCATTTGTAGATTCCTTTGTAGTCTGATACAGTTGGTTCGTTTATTCTTGTTTTTAACTGTATTATGTGCCTTTCTTCTCTTATCCTCTCATCCAATAGGATGGTTACAAGAAACCAAACTATGTTCAAATCTCGGTGGAGTCTTATTCACATCTAAGTGGGTTGGAGGAACAAGTGAAAACGTATGAGGATCAAATAAAGAATTTCGAGGATCAAGTCAAGGAACTGAACGAGAAGCTATCTTCAGCCCATACAGAGATGACTAACAGGGACAGCTTAGTGAAACAGCATGCTAAAGTTGCTGAAGAAGCTGTCTCAGGTGTGATGTGACTTTATTGAGacatttttaagtaattttttgttcattgttcttttatgttaaaatatatggaatatgCCATTATATTTATACCTATTTAATTCGCGGAATTTTCTCAAGTGCACATCTTGACCTAAGGAcaaatcttctttttttgttcATCATTAATTTACAGGTTGGGAAAAAGCTGATGCTGAAGCTTTAGCACTGAAAAATCACCTGGAGTCTGTCACTCTTTTAAAGCTAACTGCTGAAGATCGAGCTTCTCATTTAGATGGTGCTCTAAAGGAGTGTATGAGGCAGATCCGTAACTTGAAGGAAGAGCATGAACATAAATTGCATGAAGTTGTTGCTACTAAAACAAAGCAATGGGATAAAATAAAGCTTGAACTTGAAGGGAAAATAACTGATTTGGACCAAGAACTCCTTAGGTCGGCAGCAGAAAATGCTGCACTTTCAAGGTCATTGCAAGAGCGTTCTAACATGCTAATTAAGTTAAGTGAAGACAAATCACAAGCCGAGGCAGAGATTGAAATACTGAAGAGCAATATTGAATCATgtgaaagagaaataaattcACTCAAGTACGAACTCCACATAGCTACAAAAGAGCTAGAAATCCGCAACGAGGAAAAGAATATGAGTGTAAGATCGGCAGAGGTAGCGAACAAGCAACATTTGGAAGGAGTAAAGAAAATAGCTAAGCTGGAAGCGGAGTGCCAAAGATTGCGTGGCCTTGTTCGAAAGAAGTTGCCTGGTCCTGCAGCACTTGCCCAGATGAAGTTAGAAGTTGAGAACTTAGGCCGGGATTATGGGGAAACTCGGGTAAGAAGGTCTCCTGTTAAACCCTCAAGTCCCCACCCATCCCAGTTGACTGAATTTTCCCTTGACAGTGTACAGAAGTTTAGTAAAGAAAATGAGTTGCTCACTGAACGTTTATTGGCTatggaagaagaaacaaagatgCTGAAAGAAGCTTTGGCAAAGCGTAATAGTGAATTACAAGCTTCAAGGAGTATTTGTGCTAAGACAGTTAGCAAGCTTCAAAGCTTAGAATCACAGCTTCAATCTAATAATCAACAGAGCAGTCCACCTAGTTTTACATCAATGTCTGAAGATGGAAATGACGATGACAGAAGTTGTGCTGGTTCTTGGGCCACAGCATTAATATCTGAGCTCTCTCATTTCAAGAAGGAAAAGAATGTCGAGAAACGAAACAAGGCCGAAAATCCAAATCACCTGGAGCTTATGGATGACTTCTTGGAGATGGAAAAATTGGCATGTTTGTCAAATGATATAAATGGAGCCATCTCCAGTTCAGATGTCTCAAATAGTGCTAGATCTGAAATTGTGAACCAAGATGCTTCAGAAGAAGTAAGAACTGATCCACATTTCAATTCTAAAGGACTGCCTGAATCAGGTTCATTGGCAAATCAAGTTTCTTCCAATATGGAGTTATCAGCTCGAGATCTGCACTCGGATGTTGATTCACTGAACTTAACAAAACTCCAATCAAGATTCTCGATGTTGTTTGAGTCTATGCCTAAGGACTCTGAtatggagaagattttggatgACATCAAACGTGTTGTGCAGGAAACATGTGACAGTCTGCATCAAAACTCTACAGTGTGTGCTTTAGAGGAAAGTTGTTCTGATGTCACATGTGATAAACATACTTGTCCTAAGGGGGCTGAAGTAACTGCAGAGAAGGAAATTTCGTTGTCCAGAGATACTAAGCGAGATAAAGAAGCAGTGGATCCAGTTAGTGAAGAATTAGCAGCTGCCATATCACAGATTCATGACTTTGTTTTGGTTCTAGAGAAAGAAGCTATGTCTATCCAAGGATCATCTCCCGATGGGGATGGATTGAGCCAAAAAATTCGGGAGTTCTCTGCTACCTTTGACAAAGTTATTCAGAACAAAATATGTTTGATTGATTATGTTCTTGATCTTTCCCATGTCTTAAATAAAGCAAGTGAACTTAACTTTAATGTCCTGGGTTTCAAGCATAATGAAGCAGAAGCCAATGGTTCTGATTGTATCGACAAGGTAGCCTTACCTGAGAATAAGGTGGTTCAGGAGACATCAGGAGAGAGGTATCCAAATGGTTGTGCTCACTTTTCTGATCCAGCTTCTGATCCTGACATTCCCCTTGAAGGAAGTTTTATTCCAACCTTTGAACCAAATGCCACATCGTGGAAATGCTCAGTTGAGGAGTTTGAACAGTTGAAACTAGAAAAAGATAGCCTACTCTTGGATCTGGCTAGATGTACGGAAAATCTGGAAAGCACTAAAATTCAGCTACAAGAAACCGAGCAGCTTTTGGCAGAAGTTAAATCTCAGCTGGCATCTGCCCAAAAGTTGAATGGCTTGGCTGAGACACAACTTAAGTGTATGGCTGAGTCATACAAGACTCTTGAAACACGTGCAGATGAGTTACAAACTGAAGTGAATCTTTTAAGAGCCAAAACAGAAAGTCTAGATAATGAGCTGAAGGAGGAAAAGAGGAATCATCAGGATGCTTTGTCTAAGTGCAAAGATCTTCAAGAACAATTGCGAAGGTGAGCACCTAACTTTCCTGCATTTTAGGCATAGACTGTTATTACCTGAAGTGACAGATGCAGATTCAAATTATGATTGATTTTCAAGATCATATCAGTTTCAGTTGTGTGAAACCACCTGTGTTCTCTGTATGTTATACATTGTAACACTAGAACTGTAGACATCAGACCTTTGCATGTCATCCCCATTGGTCCTCAGATCTCTTCTTCATCTGAGAGGTTCCATAATTTTTACAGGTACACCTTTTCTGCACTTCCCCCATAGGCTTTGTTCAGTACTCTCTAGGAAAAGGGCTAAGGAtagagaatgagaagaaaaccagttatttttttctttggtaGTGTTTTCTGTCCTTGGAATAATCTCTATGGTATGATAAGAACAACCGCAATTAAACCACCTCTGTGTCATATTCTGCAATAACTATCAGCAGTTCAAGCAGGACAGTAAGTCCGTCTTTTTTAAATGGATGAATTAGACACACCCATAGGATGGAAGGGGCGAATTCTACATTCGGCTCATGAGAAGCAAAGGATAGATCAGAGTCAGCATTAGCCCTATTGTTGGGGGAAGAATCCCCTCTACGGAATCTCCTGGAGGAAGGACTCGTAGTAGGTAGTGATGAGGTAGAtcttatcttattattttgagtCTGTTTCTTGATAGGTTTTACCCTGGAAACAAACAACAGCATAGGGATTCTTCGTTgtgttctttttccttttcccgTCTCAAATCTGTAACCAGATTGAATATTAGCTTCGGTTGAGCAATGCTGATTTTTGGTTGAGCAATGCTGATTTTTGGTCTCATTCAGCTTTGTGGATTTGCACCTTTAAAATAGCAGAACACACTGTTGTTTAGATATAAATAACTGTAGCAAATTGTGTTACACCTTCACACCTGATGCTAATATCAATTCATCCCTGCTTCCTGCCTTCTCTTTTCCAGGAATGAGAGCCCTGCAGCAGCTGATACTGACGCCAAGACTAATCAGGTAATTTGTCACAATAATTTTCTTCTTGCATTAGTGgagttaataatattttaagctTTTACTCATAATATTCACTAAGTCTGTGTGCCCAAAAACTTTATAACAGTCATACTTCAACCCAGATGTTATATCTAAATGGATCTGCCTGTGCATGCAGTTGGAATTTAAGAATTGCTGACGAAAGCTCCTGATGTgtccttttaaaaaaatagaattgcaTTTCTCCCTTTCcacattctttttcctttaaactTCCCTCAATCTGGCAATGTGCTTGAAAAGTAACAACAAAATCCatatattattactattatactgTTGATTTTGGATCAATTAATCACATTCTTTATTCATGTTAATCAGTAGAAAACTCTTGGACGTGAGACTTCATATTGCATTACTTGCTCTGATCCTGTgaagttttcttcttttgccCGCTGGGTTCCTGGATCAGAAGGTGCAAAACTTACGAGCTTGTATTATTGTTTCAGGAGAAAGAGTTAGCTGCTGCAGCAGAGAAGTTGGCGGAATGTCAAGAAACCATATTTCTTCTCGGTAAACAGCTGAAAGCTTTGCATCCCCAGACAGAGCTCATGGCTTCTCCATACAATGAGAGGAGTACCCAAAAGGGCGAGGGGTTTGCCGAAGAAGAACCGACTACCAGTGGCATGAACTTGCAAGAATTTGACCATACTGAAATGGAGAGTGCCGCCTCTACCAATTTGAACAGGCTAGGTAGCGAGTCCCCTGATCTGTTCAACCCCCAATATAGCCCGTCTGACACTGAAGGAAACACTTTCACGAGATCACCCATCCATTCAAAGCATTCAAAACATCGGCCTACCAAGTCAGGATCATCGTCTTCGTCTTCTGCACCTACTCCCGAGAAACATTCGCGTGGATTCAGTAGATTCTTTTCCTCAAAAGCTAAAAACGGCTATTAGCTCGCAGCTCACAGGCTCGACGGCATCTCTCTATATTATTAAGGTACGGCTATGGCTATCAGGCTTACAGCTCGCAAGCCCTTACGGTATCTGGTGACACGCTGGTTCTCCTCCTCAGCCAGTGTAGCATAAGATGCTCGTCGCCTTTCGAATGGGTGACCTTGGTGTACATACATAATGCCACCTCAACTAAGTCACTTGTCCAAAGAAATCGCTTTGTATCTTAATACTTTCTAAGATGATGTTTGTGAAAGACTACTACTCCGCATGGCTCTAAGATGTTCAAAATCCTAAAGCTCGTTTTGCTTGGTCTCTCCTCTCCTGCCTCGGTGATCAAATTGAGGTAATTTTTGTGTGAAATTACTGTACATGATCTCTAATGATTTCGTTACCCTTCGTATAAACAATAAGTATTTGTGTTACTTCTCCTGCTCGTGTTTTGTGTTTTGGGCAAATAAGGAAAGGAATGGCCACTTCTTGGAACTTGAAAGGATTGGCGTGACCGCTGATGATGCTGTCCTGTTGATTCAGATACCACACGGCACACACCATATAATAGGTCTTTGAGCTTCATTTCAATGAATTtgatgcattgcattgcattgaATTGAACAATATGCTGTTAGTCTTGGATACCCTCTGGAGTTCAGGCAATGCGATCGATGACCTTGTTGTGGTCTCATTCTTAGAAATTCTTTTAGCATAATAAAGCTACGATTAATTGTTCTGAATTTGAAAAGACTCC from Diospyros lotus cultivar Yz01 chromosome 8, ASM1463336v1, whole genome shotgun sequence carries:
- the LOC127807654 gene encoding filament-like plant protein 4 encodes the protein MDRRSWPWKKKSSDKGGAEKAVAAADSTGTGTGSQGDQDGYKKPNYVQISVESYSHLSGLEEQVKTYEDQIKNFEDQVKELNEKLSSAHTEMTNRDSLVKQHAKVAEEAVSGWEKADAEALALKNHLESVTLLKLTAEDRASHLDGALKECMRQIRNLKEEHEHKLHEVVATKTKQWDKIKLELEGKITDLDQELLRSAAENAALSRSLQERSNMLIKLSEDKSQAEAEIEILKSNIESCEREINSLKYELHIATKELEIRNEEKNMSVRSAEVANKQHLEGVKKIAKLEAECQRLRGLVRKKLPGPAALAQMKLEVENLGRDYGETRVRRSPVKPSSPHPSQLTEFSLDSVQKFSKENELLTERLLAMEEETKMLKEALAKRNSELQASRSICAKTVSKLQSLESQLQSNNQQSSPPSFTSMSEDGNDDDRSCAGSWATALISELSHFKKEKNVEKRNKAENPNHLELMDDFLEMEKLACLSNDINGAISSSDVSNSARSEIVNQDASEEVRTDPHFNSKGLPESGSLANQVSSNMELSARDLHSDVDSLNLTKLQSRFSMLFESMPKDSDMEKILDDIKRVVQETCDSLHQNSTVCALEESCSDVTCDKHTCPKGAEVTAEKEISLSRDTKRDKEAVDPVSEELAAAISQIHDFVLVLEKEAMSIQGSSPDGDGLSQKIREFSATFDKVIQNKICLIDYVLDLSHVLNKASELNFNVLGFKHNEAEANGSDCIDKVALPENKVVQETSGERYPNGCAHFSDPASDPDIPLEGSFIPTFEPNATSWKCSVEEFEQLKLEKDSLLLDLARCTENLESTKIQLQETEQLLAEVKSQLASAQKLNGLAETQLKCMAESYKTLETRADELQTEVNLLRAKTESLDNELKEEKRNHQDALSKCKDLQEQLRRNESPAAADTDAKTNQEKELAAAAEKLAECQETIFLLGKQLKALHPQTELMASPYNERSTQKGEGFAEEEPTTSGMNLQEFDHTEMESAASTNLNRLGSESPDLFNPQYSPSDTEGNTFTRSPIHSKHSKHRPTKSGSSSSSSAPTPEKHSRGFSRFFSSKAKNGY